In the genome of Bacteroides mediterraneensis, the window GCGTTGTTCCTGAGTGCCATTGGCAAGACGGGACCGATTATCTGGTCCATGTCGGGACCGGCCAACCAGCTGTTGCGTCAGTTGGGCTTGCTGCTGTTCCTGGCCGAAGTGGGTACGTCTGCCGGAAAGACCTTGGTGGCTACCTTCCAGGAGAGCGGTTTCCTGCTTTTCGGGGTAGGTGCTTTGATTACCTTGGTACCGATGCTGCTAGCGGCTGTCGTGGGACGGCTGGTGTTTAAGGTCAGTTTGCTCGATTTGCTGGGCACCATCACCGGCGGCATGACCAGTACCCCGGGACTTGCGGCAGCCGATTCCATGACCGACAGTAACATACCGGGAGTAGCTTACGCTACAGTATATCCCATTGCCATGGTGTTCCTGATTCTGTTTATTCAGTTGATTGCACTGGCAGTAATATAGTATTTGAGAAGGCTGTTTTGCCTTCGGTGAGGAAATCCTGAAAGTCTGCATCTGTAAAGAGGGCGGCTTTCAGGATTTTTTTGTCGCATCCGGCGGATACTTTCAGATGCTCTTGAGATAAAGTTCAGATGTCTTGCTGGATACTTCTTTTTGTCCTGAATAATTCTCTGTCTCACACTGCGGGATTTGTATCCCACACTGTGAAATATATATCCCACACTGTGGTTTTTGTATCCCACAGTGTGGGACAGAGAAATTATCCAGAAGTTTTTGAAAATATACAAGGAGAAACGGAAGTTTTTACCGGAGTAAATTTTACTTGTCACCGGGGAAGATGAATCCTGAGTTTGGAACAAATTAGGATAAATCCAGATAAAAAAAGAATATGCGAAGGAATATGGGGCGGATGCCCGTAAACTGTATCAGATAGGAGCGGTATTCTCTTCGGAAACGGGCACAATAGAGGAGTGGATAGTCAGATGACGACTTATCCACTTCGATTCTTTGGGTTATAGTTTGCTCAAAAAACGTTCCCGGTCCACGATATATCGGATGTGGGTACCTTCTCCGACCAGTCCCTTGCGGTCGGAAGCACTTACCTTGAAGGTCAGTTTCCGGCCTTCTACTTCGGTAAGTTCCGCGGTGGCGGTAACTTCCTCTCCCAAACCGGAGGGTTTGAGGTGCGTGGTCTGTATCATAGCACCTACAGTGGTGGAGCCTTCCGGAAGAGCCGGTTGGACGGCATGCATGGCCGCATTTTCCATTAAAGCCACCAAGGCGGGAGTGGCAAAAACTTCCATGTCGCCCGAGCCGAGTGCCAAGGCGGTGTTAGTGGAATTTACCTGTACGGTACTGCTGTATGTAAGTCCTGTTTCCATTGTTCTTTTATTTTGAAGTGATAAATTCATTTTTATCATTGGGTTGAAAGTCGGTTCCGGCAGGGCGCTGGAAGATGTGCAACCCGAATTCCGGTACCATGGCAATCAGGTGGTCGAAGAGTTCACCTTGCAAGGTTTCGTAGGGAATCCAGTCGGGCGTATTCGAGAAGCAATACACTTCCACAGGGATGCCTTCGGTGGTAGGTTGCAGCTGGCGGACCATCTGCATCAGGTCGTGGTTTACGTCGGGATGGCTGCAGATGTATTTGAGGGCATATTCCCGGAACACGTGCAGGTTGACCGGTGGTTCGCTGCCTTCTGCGGGGGCACTTATCCATCCTTTTTCCGTGAAGCGGGCCACTTCTTCCGGGGTACAGAAATGTACGGTGGTCATATCAATGAACAGTGAACGCTTGATGCGTCGTCCGCCGCTTTCGCGCATGCCCCGCCAGTTCTGGAAGGAGTCGCTGACCAGGGCGTAGGGAGGGATGGTCGTGATGGTCTTGTCGAAGTTCTGCACCTTGACCGTAGTCAGCGAGACTTCCACCACGTATCCGTCGGCCCCGTATTTGGTCATGGTAATCCAGTCGCCCGGACGCAGCATGTCGTTGGCCGAAAGCTGTACGCCGGCCACCAGTCCCAGAATACTGTCCTTGAAT includes:
- a CDS encoding thioesterase family protein: METGLTYSSTVQVNSTNTALALGSGDMEVFATPALVALMENAAMHAVQPALPEGSTTVGAMIQTTHLKPSGLGEEVTATAELTEVEGRKLTFKVSASDRKGLVGEGTHIRYIVDRERFLSKL
- a CDS encoding mechanosensitive ion channel family protein; the encoded protein is MNTLNQEIAQFLQQTGIEKNDLSWSTQVVLILAILLISYLTTLVFRHLIMPAVRKITARTKATWDDYLFNDKMMTSFCRMIPPIIWYILLPFAFNDSSAYLLQILLKISLICLIITALMLIKCFLDSLYEISSEHEALKNRPLKGIYQMINLVAIGIGIILIISILIDQNATAILTGLGASAAILMLIFKDSILGLVAGVQLSANDMLRPGDWITMTKYGADGYVVEVSLTTVKVQNFDKTITTIPPYALVSDSFQNWRGMRESGGRRIKRSLFIDMTTVHFCTPEEVARFTEKGWISAPAEGSEPPVNLHVFREYALKYICSHPDVNHDLMQMVRQLQPTTEGIPVEVYCFSNTPDWIPYETLQGELFDHLIAMVPEFGLHIFQRPAGTDFQPNDKNEFITSK